A window of Candidatus Hydrogenedentota bacterium contains these coding sequences:
- a CDS encoding radical SAM protein → MEILRKIGRFELLVDSSEACGISLEEAAVAHLGTAERSTLSKREILNILARDDEYYPLTLRWELLDFCNFSCPFCYIVGHSFNKAVRFSEIQTHIEDLIDAGLLFCTLTGGEVTQHPDFHALYRFLKEHGVIVEVFTNGLAITDELIQLFRTYPPVAVEVSLYSLNSEKLHEVYRVRGQQPAETILNNVLLMDRAGVNVVCKTFVNTVTQGDVDDIARWCAERGIKHYTSSEITQAYDGTNLSQFALTTPHLSRAEPKSVICMSCGTKNYGSAINSAFQIFPCPAINLKDCTFDVRQLGVDESLRRIKSFMRRFQDTEIRRSKSGSGCATCIAYAKPKRNEAGEIIYFEHA, encoded by the coding sequence ATGGAGATTTTGCGCAAGATAGGGCGGTTCGAACTACTGGTTGATTCCAGCGAAGCCTGCGGCATATCACTGGAGGAGGCCGCCGTAGCGCATCTTGGCACCGCAGAACGTTCAACCCTCAGCAAGCGCGAGATTCTCAATATTCTTGCGAGAGATGATGAGTATTACCCCCTGACTCTGCGGTGGGAGCTTCTCGATTTCTGCAATTTTTCCTGTCCATTCTGCTACATAGTCGGCCATTCATTCAACAAAGCCGTCCGTTTCTCGGAAATACAGACCCACATCGAGGACCTAATAGACGCGGGGCTGCTATTTTGTACGCTAACCGGCGGCGAGGTCACGCAGCACCCCGACTTCCATGCACTCTACCGTTTTCTAAAGGAACACGGGGTCATCGTCGAAGTATTCACGAATGGCCTTGCAATCACCGACGAGCTCATCCAGCTATTTCGAACTTATCCGCCAGTTGCAGTCGAAGTGTCGCTATATTCCCTGAACAGCGAGAAATTACACGAAGTCTACCGAGTCCGGGGTCAGCAACCCGCAGAGACGATTCTCAACAATGTCCTTTTGATGGACCGAGCTGGCGTGAATGTCGTCTGCAAGACATTCGTAAATACTGTGACCCAGGGTGATGTGGACGACATTGCACGGTGGTGCGCAGAGCGCGGGATCAAGCACTATACGTCATCTGAGATTACCCAGGCATACGACGGGACGAATCTCAGTCAATTTGCCCTGACAACTCCCCACCTATCACGCGCAGAGCCGAAGTCTGTTATTTGCATGTCATGCGGCACAAAGAACTACGGCAGTGCAATCAATTCCGCTTTCCAGATTTTCCCCTGTCCGGCAATCAACCTCAAAGACTGCACCTTTGACGTGAGGCAACTTGGCGTGGACGAGTCGCTTCGGCGAATAAAGTCATTCATGCGCCGCTTTCAAGATACGGAAATCAGACGCAGCAAGTCCGGGTCGGGATGCGCCACGTGCATTGCCTACGCGAAGCCTAAACGCAACGAGGCCGGAGAAATCATCTACTTCGAGCACGCCTGA
- a CDS encoding DEAD/DEAH box helicase → MPTDHVKAAHECDLSPFAFGMTDSDILSLLDGLKQRQVAVVEAGTGTGKSTFMPFRLMTPPEGANLSLTSFGPIVVTEPRKAAAIGVAAFVGESLCFGHDSRTCLHHIGPGYPVGYQVSGDKKWDSACQLVYVTDGTMINWVRDGSLASIGTVIIDEAHERSENIDIILAQLRAQLHRYPHLRVIITSATLDKDFFIEYFGGRDVVHHLHVPAQKLFGYGVPFFLGLDISDSLINDGLSLKNEHETNPDAESERFSGWPQSNTASNGHAPFEDLNAFTRKLSALPRPQEMPIEQWRELMPTAVAEQVVTLALGTNQGDILAFLPTTDTINFAVETIKARLEARARDFDVYPLLATTPAVIRDRALEARKIGAKRKIVVSSNLAETSLTVKGVRFVVDSGLICQSEWDPELARESFPTKPHSQSGVRQRWGRVGRDAPGWVFPLYTVEQYMSLPKDTPPGSTQTNLETFSMKLLSAGLDLDRVSLPANFSHPNIVRDINAQQSCDTFTKELIRAKSALVSSGAVDSDGHLTDFGRDLDRFPGSGSRAIAVMLADQLGCIHEVAFALAILADGKLVGGDNGLFRFDRAWPTSWRIHAARCHRALAIGCVDDLELVIRVASEWQTARDRKLYCDTWWLNSQALSDAFESVDQTLLTLSPAMKSQATRTLLPSLANRARAVLNRAMIGHRYDRVEDKIYKRQEDDISQAVALDRSCLIENPADSIIALNRFRLDPERDGSERLPVIGNIVLVVPWALGSEVDVHTQGLALAVAVASRSHRDSSDALIPAPDTTQYARRRFPVGTLADLRPLPNSEQGDQTLYLENASQPFLFSDVSAAVSDRDAGLRLTTERPGMRSGFDADWDPFKHTEPEEPPEETEQRVLDVRAMETNDNYERRATRRPVLRETEARDRLLSCPATKAVLLPFDNRELTAGNRAEVIGYKVIDGTTVALVIDTFAPGLSRRDIDTHSDLKFWDELQLEVRGLVPDHERDCVEFRRVDQRGRFFLIGTGTGINPYDRDFVRRLIPGTTITARVVPDLFSGDHVTVTFVETARKHLESATAIPNTSSNSPLPQPLHAAIVEPPNQWQKLVVELEHRDTASGISHRFDVWKGLISRYNALSCDVGQRLQVTLGIDDGMRQRHALSLPSPLPVAMIDKYKAIVRVENDQLRVLNAPLPEALADDLAAIDHSEEWQRAVWRFYSGSFHLAVIEVRPIPIQSAVDFPRALVGLLKSRASRISRDHGVSLEIGSSRVTIVGFSQPDIEGAEADIAALAMTPYVLAALPPGSAGKVIGKSGVTIKRLQDMTDVLSVSVEDDELAVAGSTPEAVRAVIADVRTMTTVVVGSMSVPDGKSGLLIGRQGETIKQLRTATGCRANNSDRSSVWTIEGPSDAAVEAFFQLAAQKVYGTTGRIVQRRTLTLLEDATKPKPPKRIMPSSVSTQRSSVKAAVQKAAPQEVGTRSHQETSAHEAQSAKGASPDSAGVVSRLLRYLRDIVS, encoded by the coding sequence TTGCCAACCGATCACGTCAAAGCCGCGCATGAATGCGACTTATCACCGTTTGCTTTTGGAATGACCGATTCGGACATCCTCTCCCTGCTAGACGGCCTGAAGCAACGCCAAGTCGCCGTAGTTGAAGCTGGAACGGGTACAGGAAAGTCTACATTCATGCCGTTCAGATTAATGACTCCACCAGAAGGCGCGAATCTATCGCTTACGTCCTTTGGTCCCATTGTTGTCACGGAACCACGGAAGGCAGCAGCAATAGGCGTCGCCGCATTTGTTGGTGAAAGTCTTTGCTTTGGACATGATAGCCGGACTTGCCTACACCATATAGGCCCTGGTTATCCCGTCGGCTACCAAGTCAGTGGAGACAAAAAGTGGGACTCCGCATGCCAGCTCGTATATGTCACCGATGGGACCATGATAAATTGGGTAAGGGACGGATCTCTTGCCTCTATTGGTACAGTCATTATTGATGAGGCTCACGAACGAAGCGAAAACATCGATATCATTCTCGCTCAGCTACGCGCACAGCTCCATCGGTATCCCCACCTACGCGTCATTATAACGTCCGCAACTCTCGATAAGGACTTCTTCATTGAATATTTCGGTGGGCGTGATGTTGTCCATCACCTACATGTCCCGGCTCAGAAGCTATTTGGCTATGGAGTTCCCTTTTTTCTCGGACTGGACATCTCTGACTCTCTTATCAACGACGGACTTTCCCTCAAGAACGAACACGAGACGAATCCTGACGCAGAATCGGAGCGTTTCAGTGGCTGGCCACAATCGAACACGGCATCCAATGGCCATGCGCCGTTTGAGGATCTAAATGCCTTCACACGTAAGCTGTCAGCACTGCCACGCCCGCAGGAAATGCCTATAGAGCAATGGCGCGAACTCATGCCAACGGCTGTCGCAGAACAAGTCGTTACATTGGCTTTAGGCACCAATCAGGGCGATATACTCGCCTTCTTGCCCACTACGGACACGATCAACTTTGCGGTGGAAACCATCAAGGCCCGCCTAGAAGCACGCGCAAGAGATTTTGATGTCTACCCCCTCCTGGCGACAACCCCTGCCGTTATCCGTGACCGGGCACTTGAAGCACGAAAGATCGGCGCTAAGCGAAAAATAGTCGTCTCATCAAATCTTGCGGAAACATCCCTGACGGTTAAAGGGGTCCGCTTTGTAGTGGACTCGGGGCTCATATGCCAATCGGAATGGGATCCAGAACTCGCGAGGGAATCTTTCCCGACAAAACCACACAGCCAATCCGGTGTTCGCCAAAGATGGGGCAGAGTTGGCCGCGACGCCCCAGGTTGGGTGTTCCCCCTTTACACGGTTGAACAGTACATGTCGCTGCCGAAGGACACGCCCCCCGGTTCAACACAGACGAACCTAGAGACCTTCTCGATGAAACTCCTATCAGCGGGTCTCGATCTTGATCGAGTGTCCCTGCCGGCGAACTTCTCGCATCCAAATATAGTCCGAGATATCAACGCCCAGCAAAGCTGCGACACATTCACCAAGGAATTGATTCGAGCCAAGTCGGCTCTCGTGTCGTCGGGGGCCGTGGACAGTGACGGACACCTTACTGATTTTGGCCGCGACTTAGATCGATTCCCCGGATCAGGGTCCAGAGCAATTGCCGTGATGCTCGCTGATCAGTTGGGATGTATCCATGAAGTGGCATTTGCTCTGGCAATCCTCGCGGATGGGAAGCTGGTTGGCGGCGACAACGGTCTTTTTCGTTTTGATCGCGCATGGCCGACATCATGGCGCATTCATGCCGCGAGATGTCATCGGGCGCTGGCAATTGGCTGCGTCGATGACCTTGAGCTCGTAATTCGAGTCGCTTCCGAGTGGCAAACCGCCAGGGATCGGAAGTTGTATTGCGATACTTGGTGGCTCAATTCCCAAGCATTGTCCGACGCGTTTGAGTCAGTCGACCAGACATTGCTCACGTTGTCGCCAGCCATGAAGAGTCAGGCTACGCGCACGCTGCTGCCATCGCTAGCCAATCGAGCTCGAGCCGTGCTGAATCGTGCAATGATTGGGCACAGATACGATCGAGTCGAGGACAAGATCTACAAGCGACAAGAAGATGACATTTCGCAGGCAGTTGCCCTGGATCGCAGCTGCCTCATAGAGAATCCTGCCGATTCAATAATCGCTTTGAATCGATTTCGCCTAGATCCAGAAAGGGATGGCTCAGAGCGCCTTCCGGTCATTGGCAACATTGTTCTCGTCGTGCCTTGGGCTCTCGGTAGCGAAGTCGATGTGCATACACAAGGTCTCGCACTTGCGGTAGCTGTCGCGTCTCGCTCACATCGTGACTCTTCGGATGCACTGATTCCGGCGCCCGACACGACACAATATGCCCGCCGTAGGTTTCCCGTGGGTACATTGGCCGATCTGCGCCCCTTGCCAAATAGCGAGCAAGGAGACCAAACGCTGTATCTGGAAAACGCATCGCAACCTTTTCTGTTCTCAGATGTCTCTGCGGCAGTGAGTGACCGAGACGCGGGATTGCGCCTCACAACGGAAAGACCGGGAATGCGATCCGGTTTTGACGCCGATTGGGACCCGTTCAAGCATACAGAGCCAGAAGAACCGCCCGAGGAAACCGAGCAGCGAGTTCTCGACGTGCGCGCGATGGAGACAAATGACAATTATGAGCGAAGGGCTACTCGCCGGCCCGTGTTGCGCGAAACCGAGGCCAGAGATCGCTTGCTATCATGTCCAGCTACGAAGGCAGTCCTGCTACCATTTGACAATCGTGAACTGACGGCCGGGAATCGCGCCGAGGTCATTGGGTACAAGGTGATTGATGGAACCACCGTGGCTCTGGTCATCGACACCTTTGCACCAGGATTATCAAGACGCGACATAGATACTCATAGTGACCTCAAATTTTGGGATGAACTACAGCTTGAAGTGCGAGGGCTTGTGCCAGACCACGAACGCGACTGCGTTGAATTCAGGCGAGTCGATCAGCGCGGGAGGTTCTTTTTGATCGGGACAGGTACCGGTATCAACCCGTATGACCGCGACTTCGTTCGCAGGCTTATCCCTGGAACAACCATCACCGCCCGGGTTGTACCAGATCTATTTAGCGGCGACCATGTCACAGTGACATTCGTCGAGACGGCCAGAAAGCATCTCGAATCAGCTACGGCGATACCAAACACGTCATCCAATTCGCCGCTGCCCCAGCCACTTCACGCTGCTATCGTCGAGCCTCCCAATCAGTGGCAGAAGCTTGTAGTCGAGCTCGAACATCGCGACACGGCAAGCGGAATCTCGCACCGTTTCGATGTCTGGAAGGGACTGATTTCAAGATATAATGCACTTTCGTGCGATGTTGGGCAGCGGCTTCAAGTAACGCTAGGAATAGATGACGGCATGAGACAACGACACGCACTTTCCCTTCCCTCGCCCCTACCGGTCGCGATGATTGACAAATACAAGGCGATAGTTCGAGTCGAGAACGATCAACTGCGTGTCTTGAATGCCCCTCTTCCCGAGGCTCTTGCCGATGACCTTGCCGCTATTGATCACAGCGAGGAATGGCAAAGAGCCGTATGGCGTTTCTATTCGGGCAGCTTTCACCTTGCGGTGATCGAGGTGCGTCCAATACCCATTCAAAGCGCAGTGGACTTTCCACGAGCATTGGTAGGTCTTCTTAAATCACGAGCTTCGCGAATCTCGCGCGATCATGGGGTTTCCTTGGAAATTGGCTCATCACGAGTCACGATTGTTGGCTTCAGCCAACCGGACATCGAAGGCGCAGAAGCCGACATTGCCGCACTTGCAATGACGCCATACGTCCTTGCTGCACTGCCCCCAGGGTCAGCAGGCAAAGTAATCGGCAAAAGCGGCGTAACTATAAAGCGACTTCAAGACATGACGGATGTCCTCAGCGTATCTGTGGAGGATGACGAACTAGCAGTGGCTGGCAGTACCCCGGAAGCAGTGCGTGCGGTTATTGCTGATGTACGAACTATGACCACCGTGGTGGTGGGAAGTATGTCTGTACCCGATGGCAAATCGGGGCTGCTCATTGGGAGACAAGGAGAGACAATCAAACAGCTGCGCACGGCGACCGGATGCCGGGCAAACAACTCGGACAGGAGTTCAGTCTGGACAATTGAGGGCCCCTCCGATGCGGCAGTTGAGGCATTCTTTCAGTTAGCCGCACAGAAAGTCTATGGCACAACAGGTCGCATTGTTCAGAGGCGCACGCTGACATTGCTGGAGGATGCTACGAAGCCTAAGCCCCCAAAGAGGATCATGCCTTCCTCGGTTTCTACACAGAGATCGTCAGTGAAAGCTGCTGTCCAGAAAGCTGCTCCACAAGAGGTCGGGACGCGTTCACACCAGGAAACGTCAGCACACGAGGCTCAGTCCGCGAAGGGTGCTTCACCCGATTCGGCGGGCGTGGTATCACGCCTTCTTCGATACCTCCGC
- a CDS encoding class I SAM-dependent methyltransferase → MNHQTSLLDLACGHGRHGNALATDALRVVGVDRSAAFINLARDQVQSLGIDNAEYITADIHQIEFDAEFDRAILLNTVFGLASEEVDCQLFNRINRALKPAGLFCFDIINRDTIFVDFQPDHILERDGNFLLDRLTFDVETGRMTNERVYMRNGRTTHAPFSMRLYNYSEIKALLAGAGFRIARIFADWYATPMMWNSKKMVIIAEKSQDTQACSK, encoded by the coding sequence GTGAATCACCAAACGTCGTTGCTCGATCTTGCTTGCGGGCACGGACGGCATGGTAACGCACTGGCGACTGATGCGCTTCGCGTTGTTGGGGTGGATCGCAGTGCTGCATTCATAAACCTTGCACGGGATCAGGTTCAATCGCTCGGCATTGATAACGCAGAATATATCACCGCGGACATCCATCAAATTGAGTTTGATGCGGAATTTGACCGGGCGATCCTGCTAAACACAGTGTTCGGCCTGGCTTCTGAAGAAGTTGATTGCCAATTATTCAATCGCATAAACAGGGCGCTTAAGCCGGCGGGTCTATTCTGTTTCGACATCATAAATCGCGACACGATATTTGTGGACTTCCAGCCTGATCATATCCTTGAGCGGGATGGCAACTTCTTGCTCGACCGGCTGACGTTCGATGTGGAAACCGGTCGGATGACAAATGAACGAGTGTACATGCGAAATGGTCGGACTACGCACGCACCGTTTTCAATGCGACTGTACAACTACTCGGAAATCAAGGCGCTACTTGCCGGCGCAGGGTTTCGGATTGCACGCATATTCGCTGACTGGTATGCGACGCCAATGATGTGGAATTCAAAGAAGATGGTCATCATCGCCGAGAAATCGCAAGATACTCAGGCGTGCTCGAAGTAG
- a CDS encoding SDR family oxidoreductase, with the protein MGLLDPESIAYAVGQSIVQHGGRVVYTMLNPTMKQLFLDRSPKITQAERDALTIEYCDVTKEDEVKQLFERIGPIDGVVHSIAFANPRTLLGQELHTHAFVDLKNSFHISCVSLATVTEFAQPQMRNGGSVVTLTFASQRAFVYYNWMGVNKAALEALVRALARRHGKDAVRVNAVSAGPLATKAATTIPGFNEMVNGWTRASPIPWDVYSDKAEVANMVLLLLSPYTKKVTGQVIHVDGGWSAVGNDLQPFEQPGQ; encoded by the coding sequence ATGGGTCTGCTCGACCCTGAATCCATTGCCTATGCAGTGGGCCAGTCCATCGTCCAGCACGGCGGGCGCGTGGTGTACACCATGCTCAACCCGACGATGAAGCAGCTCTTCCTGGACCGCAGCCCGAAGATCACCCAGGCCGAGCGCGATGCCCTGACCATCGAGTACTGCGACGTCACCAAGGAAGACGAGGTCAAACAGCTGTTCGAAAGGATCGGCCCGATCGACGGCGTGGTGCACTCCATCGCGTTCGCCAATCCGCGCACGCTGCTCGGCCAGGAGCTGCACACGCATGCGTTCGTCGACCTGAAGAATTCGTTCCACATCAGCTGCGTATCGCTCGCGACGGTCACTGAATTTGCCCAGCCGCAGATGCGGAACGGTGGATCCGTGGTGACCCTGACCTTCGCTTCGCAGCGGGCGTTCGTCTATTACAACTGGATGGGTGTGAACAAGGCGGCCCTGGAAGCGCTGGTCCGCGCGCTGGCGCGGCGCCACGGCAAGGACGCCGTGCGCGTGAACGCGGTTTCGGCCGGGCCGCTGGCGACAAAGGCCGCGACGACGATTCCGGGCTTCAACGAAATGGTGAACGGCTGGACCCGGGCCAGCCCGATTCCGTGGGACGTGTACAGCGACAAGGCCGAAGTGGCCAACATGGTGTTGTTGTTGCTGAGCCCGTACACGAAGAAGGTTACGGGCCAGGTGATTCACGTGGACGGGGGCTGGTCTGCGGTTGGAAACGACCTCCAGCCGTTTGAGCAACCGGGGCAGTAG